AACTCGACCAAGACGCGCTGCTCGACCTCCTCCTCGACTGCGCGAACCGCGCCGAACGCTTGCGCCGGGAGGGGGCGCGTGTCGTCCTCGTGACCGGAGCGGAACTGAGCCTGTTCACGTCGGGTTTTCTACCCGGTGACACCGCCGACGCCCGTCTGAGCGGACTGCTCGCGCGAGACCCGCGCATTCTCGCGGGCCTGCCCGAACTGCCAAAGCGCATCAACGCCTTCCTGCGCCGCGCCGTGGAGGCCGTGCGCACGCGCTTCAGCGGCCCGGTCACCTACGCCTCGATCCACTTCGAAGGCGTGGACTGGACCCCTTTCGACTTCGCCGCTTACGACGTGTACCGCACCAAGGAGAGCGCCCCGCACTTCCACGCGGGCCTGCGCGCGATGAAGGCGATGGGGAAACCGCTCGCGATCACCGAGTTCGGGTGCGCCACCTTCCATGGCGCGGCCGACATGGGCGCCCTGGGCGCCGACATCGTGGAGTACGAAGACGGACACGCGGTCCGCCTCAAAGGGGAGTACGCGCGAGACGAAGCGGAGCAAGCGCGTTGCATCGCAGAACTTGTCGACGCTTTCGAAGAGGCGGGCGTGGACAGCGCGTTTTTGTGCACCTTCGCCTGTTTCTACTTGCCGCACCGCCCGGCAGGAGGAGTGGACTTCGACTTGGCGAGTCTCGGCGTCGTGAAAGTCCACCCGCCTGCCCCGAACCGGCCGGACCATTCGAGATGGACTCCCAAGGCGAGCTTCAACGCCCTCGCCGACGCTTACCGAAGCGGCGCCTGACGGTTCGGCGCCTGCACCGGCCGAGGAGGACCGTACGAGAGAAGCGAGTTCCTCCTGGAGTGACAACGTGCCGAGACACCACGAAAGCAGGGCGAGGAAGCATGCTGGTGATCGTCGAACAGGGCGTTCCGTCGACGGGGATGATGGTCGAGTTACCGCGGCAAGACACGAGTAGGTACGCGGAGCCGACGTCTGAATTCTCCGAGAAGCCTTCGGGTGACGAAACTCGGGCCGTGCGATCGGATGCGCCGGAGAGTTCACGGGGCTTCCAACCGGTCGTGACGTACTGCTCGACGCGGACCTAACCTGTTCGGACGTTCGTGCGGTACGCGTTCGATTCACGACAGGCGGAATGGGAGCCGTTGAAGAAGTCGGCGGCCGCGCCGCTTTGGCGCTTTCGCGTTCATTCGAAGGAAAGGGAGAACGCGTCGAGCAGGCGCACCGCGTGATACGCCTGCCCGTGCTGCTCGCGTGCTCGAATTGTACAAATGCCTTTACATCTGAGCAGTCACTCAGGTAAATTGGGGTATGACTCGCGTTAGCGCGCCCACTTCCGCCACGCCCGTGGACCTCACGTACTTCGTCGAAGGCATGGACTGCCCGACGTGCGTGCGCAAAATCGAGGGCGCTCTCGCGAACACCCCAGGCGCACAAAACGCTCGCACGAGCCTCACGACGCAAACCCTCACCCTCACCCTCGACGAAACGAAAACGACGCGCGCTCACCTCGAAAAAATCCTGCATAGCCTCGGCCACACGCCGAAACCGTTGAATCACGACGACGCAGAGCCCCACGAGCATGAAGCGACTTCTTGGCACGCCACACGCCAAGGACGACTCGTCCTCACCAGCGGCGCCCTCCTCGTGCTCGCCTTCACCTTCAGCCTCATCGAACCCGCCCTCGCCACCTGGGGATACATCGCCGCGACCGCGCTCGGCACCCTGCCCCTCGCCCGCAAAGCGTGGGCGGGTGTGCGCGTCGGCCAGCCGTGGACCATCAACACCCTCGTCACCCTCGCCGCCATCGGCGCCCTCGTCATCGGCGAAGCGGCGGAAGCGGCCGTCGTCGTGTTCTTCTTCGCCCTCGGAGAGCTCCTCGAAGGCGTCGCCGTGGGCCGCGCTCGAAGCGGCATCAAAGCCCTCGCGCAACTCGCACCGAAAACCGCGCGCGTCCTCAAGAAAGGCAAAGTTTTCGAGCTACCCGTCGATGCCCTCAAGGTCGGGAACCTCGTCGAGGTGCGCCCCGGCGACCGCGTTCCATCCGACGGCATCATCACGGAAGGCGCGAGCCACCTCGACGACTCTCCTGTCACCGGCGAAAGCGTCCCCGTGCACAAGCGGGTCGGCGACTCGGTCTACGCCGGGTCCATCAACACCGACGGCGTCCTCACCGTCCGAGTCGAGAAGGCCGCGAAGGACAACACCATCGCGCGCATCATCCATCTCGTGGAGCAAGCCGAAGCGAACAAGGCGCCCGTCGCGCGTTTCATCGACCGCTTCTCCCGCGTGTACACCCCCATCGTCGTCCTGATCGCCGCCCTGACCGCCCTCGTTCCGCCCCTCCTCGGAGGTCAATGGCACGACTGGGCGTACAAAAGCATCGCCTTGCTCCTCATCGGTTGCCCGTGCGCCCTCGTGCTCTCCGTGCCTGCGGCCATCACGAGCGCCGTGTCCGCCGGTGCGAAGCGCGGCCTCCTCCTCAAGGGGGGCGCCGCCCTCGAAATGATCGGACGCGTCAAGACCGTCGCGTTCGACAAGACCGGGACGCTCACCGAAGGACAACCGAAGGTCACGGACGTCACGCCCCTGACGGGGACCGAAGCGAGCGTCCTGCGTTTGGCGGCGAGCGTCGAGGCGGGCAGCAATCACCCGCTCGCGAACGCCATCGTCACCCGAGCCTTCGGCCTCGACGTGCCTCTCGCCCGGAACGCGAACGCCATTCCGGGTAAAGCCGTGGCTGCCACGATCGACGGTGCGACGTACGCGGTCGGCTCGCCTCGCTACGCCGAGGAGCACGCGCTTCTCGCGCCCGACGTGCGCGCCCGCGTGTCCGCGCTCGAAGAGCGAGGAAAGACGGTCGTGGTACTGCTGCGTGAACACGAACCGCTCGGCCTGATCGCCTTGCGAGACGAACCTCGCTCGGACGCCAAAGCGACCGTCTCCGCCTTGCGGCGTCTTGGCGTGCGACCCGTGATGCTCACCGGGGACAACGTCCGCACGGGAGCCGCCATCGCGTCCGAGCTCGGCCTCGACGTGCAAGCCGAACTTCTGCCGGAAGACAAGCTGCGACTCGTGGAACACCTCAAGCGTGACGGGCGCGTCGCGATGGTCGGCGACGGCATCAACGACGCGCCCGCGCTCGCCGCGAGTGACGTCGGCATCGCCATGGGCGGCGGGACGGACGTCGCCCTCGAAACGGCGCACGCCGCGCTGCTTCGCCCCAGCGTTCAAGGAATCGCCGAACTCGTGCGCCTGTCGCGCGCCACGAGGGGCATCATCACCCAGAACATCGTGTTCGCCGTCGGGCTCAAACTCGTGTTCCTCGTCACGACCCTCCTGGGCATCACGGGGTTGTGGCCCGCGATCCTCTCGGATACCGGTGCGACGGCCCTCGTGACCGCGAACGCCCTGCGCCTGCTCGCCTTCAAAGGAAACTCGGAATGACACACGTCACGAACGTCCGGCCCGCCGAAACGCTCGAAGTTTGCGACACCCACTGCACGCACCCCGAGGCGGTCGCTCAAGCACGCGAGGTCGTGCCGAACGAACGATGCGTCGAGGACGCCTCGGCCCTCCTCAAAGCCGTCGCCGACCCCACGCGGCTGCGCATGCTTTCCGCGCTCGCCGCGACGGAGTTGTGCGTGCACGACCTGTCACTCGTCGTCGGCATCAGCGAATCCGCGACGAGCCACCAACTTCGCCTGCTCAAGATGCACCGCCTCGTCACGGCCAGGAAAGTCGGTCGCAGCGTTTACTACCAACTGGCGGATCATCACGTCACCCTGCTGATCGGCAACGCACTCGAGCACGCCCGAGAGCGCGAACGCTGATGGATTACGGCACGCCAAAGACGCGGAGTCGAAGCATGGCTTTGAAGGCACCCCGGAGGTTCATGATGCGTCGTCTCCTGCTCGTCGCGCTTGTGCTGACGCCGTTCTCGGCGTCCGCGGCGACCGCCCCACTGTCTCTCAACGGCGTCATCTCCGACTGGGACGGAGAGCGGAACCTGCTCGCCCTGCTCGAAGTCGACACGCCCTTCGGGCCGTACAACCTGACGAGCGGCTCCCTCGTCGACGCGAACGGTCGCTTCCAAGTGACGCTCGACGAGGACGTCACGCACTTTCTGCTGCCCGCCAAAGAAGCGTTGCGCGTGGCAGGCGCGGAATCGACGTGCCGTGACGAAGTGCGTCTCACGCCTCCGAGCGCTCGCGCGCAGCAGTTCAACGTGGCCTTGCACGAGGCAAAAACGCACCTCGGTCGAATCGAACAGCTTTCATCGAACGTCCTGCCGCCCCGCGTCGGGGACGTGAACGCGCGACTCGTGTACGCGGATCGAGCGGCGAAGCTCACCGGTCAGGTCGTGTGCCCGTCGGGTCGAGTCGAGAAGTGGAACGTGAACCTAGACGCCGGTTGGAACTGGGTGCGCTCTCGCGCGACGGGCTTGGTGGGTGGCTTGCCGAACTTCGACGTGAGCAGCGCCGCCCTGCCCGCCACGATACGGTGGTTTCGGTACGGCGAGGTGGGCGCCCTCGACCTCACGTTCGGAGAGGGCAACCGCGTGACGCGGCTCGGGGAGAACGCGCGTCGTGCGGGCGTGCGACTCGGGGACAAGATCGTGAAGGTCGGCGCGTTGTACATCGATGAAGTCGTGGTGGACGCCTCGGGCATCCTCGCGCCGGGCGCGCCGGGCGAACGGGTGACGTTGCTCGTGGAGCGTCAGGGAACGCGCCTGTCCATCTTCGTGCCGCGGGATCGTGTGCGCATTCCTTGGATGTGAATGCAAGCGACGTTCGAACGTCCGGCCATTCGCTTCTCGTCGCTGGCACTCAAACTTCAGCACGGCGTCGCCTTATTGTTGGTTCACAGGTATAGACGCGGACGGATGATCCGCGCATAAATGGTTCGTGGGGATGAGGGATTCGACTTGTTGCCCGACCTATCCGGAAAGCGCCGCGCCAGGCGGGTCGAGGCGCGGTTCGTTCGACCGGTCGCCCACTTCATTCGTGCACGAAGGCTCGCCTGACAGCACTCCTACGCCTCGAGAAGCGGCGGGCCATCGACCACCAAAACGACGAGTTCCGGTGCCGACCGCCTCCCAGGAGCACGCCGAAGGTCATACCGTCGATCGCGCGGCCCTCCTCTTCGTCTCCTCCACCGCGTGCATCACGACTCTCTCGAGGGGGCGCGGCACGACTTGAAGTTCACCTGAGCCGCTCTGCCCTCGGCCATACGAGTTGCACTGTCGGCACGCACTGCCCCTGGATGGAGGGCCCTCGTTCAGTATGTTGCTGTTCGCTTCCTCGTCTTGCCGTGTTCCGGAGGTCATTCATGGAGAAATCGCTGCTCGAGCAACCCCTGGCCCTGCCGACCCTTCCTCTCCGTGCGACCGCGCCGGTCTCCGATGAGGAAGCCGCCCGCCTGCTGGCCCTCGACCCGAGTGCGTACTGGTTGGAAATGGCACGGGAACTGACCTGGGTGACGCCTCCGACCGTGGCCGTAGAGGGCATCCTGGGTGACTTTCGGTACTATCCGGGCGCGACCGGGAACGTCAGCGTGAACTGCCTGGACCGACATCCGCCCGAGCGCACCGCCCTGCTGTACGAGCGCGAAGACAGCCTGCGCGAAACGTGGACGTACGGTCAACTCACCGACGCGACCGCGCGGTTCGCGGCGGCCCTGCAGGAACTCGGCGTCGCGAAGGGCGACCGAGTCGCGATCTACCTCGGGAACGTCCCGGAAGCGTTTATCGCGATTCACGCCTGTTACCGCCTCGGCGCGATCTACTCGGTGATCTTCGCCGGCTTCAGCGCGTCCGCCGTGCGCGACCGCCTCGTGGACGCCCAGCCCAAGGTGGTGGTCTGCACCGACGCCACCGTGCGCCGCGGCAAGACCGTGCCTCTCAAAGCCACGCTGGACGAAGCGATGCTGGGCCTGGACGTCGCGCATGTCATCGTGGCGCGGCGAGTGGACCGAGCGTACGAATTGCGCGAAGGCGAGCATGATTTCCACACGCTGCTTGACCGAACAACCCGCCGCGCCCCTCCCGTGGACTTGGAGGCGAACGAGCCGGGGTTCATCATCTACACCTCGGGCACGACCTCCAAACCCAAAGGGCTGGTGCACGCGGGCCTGGGATTCCTCGCGGGCGCGTACGCCAACGTGAAGTGGTCGCTGAACTTGCGAAGTGACGACGTGTACTGGTGCACGGCCGACGTGGGCTGGCTGACCTTTCCGATCTTCGCGTTGGTCGGCGGTTTGGCGCACGGCGCCACCCACGTGATCTACGAGGGCGGCATCGACACGCCCACGCCCGCCAGGCCGTACGAAGTGATCGAAGGGTACGGCGTGACGAAAGTCTTCACCGCGCCGACGGCGCTGCGGATGCTGCGCCGCGCCGGGGACGCGCCCCTGGCGGGCCATGACCTCAGCGGCCTCACCCTCATCAGCTTGGTCGGCGAGCCGCTCGATCCGGAAACGTGGCACTGGACGCAGGGGAAGCTCGGTGCGGGCCGCGTGTTCGTCAACAACACCTACGGGCAGACGGAAACCGGGACGGCGTGGGCGAGCAGTATGGTCGGCGTCACGGGAACTCGGCCCGGCAGTTGCGGTCAGCCTCTGCCTGGCTACCGCGCGCGGGTGGTGCGCGACGACGGAAGTGAAGCGCGCCCTGGCGAGTTGGGCGCCTTGACGCTCACCGAGCCCTTCCCCTGCCTGGCGCGCACCGTGTGGGGCGACCACGAGCGGTACGTGCAGACGTACCTTTCGGACTTTCCCGGCAGTTACGCCGCGAGCGACGCGGCCCTGGTGGATCAGGATGGTCTGCTGTGGGTCACGGGCCGCCTCGACGACGTGATGAACGTCGCTGGGCACCGCATCGGCACCATGGAGATGGAAGCGGCCCTGATCACCCATCCCGCCGTGAGCGAGGCGGCCGTGGTGGCTCAGCCCGACGAGCTGAAAGGCTCGGTGCCCGTGGCGTTCGTGGTGCCGCGCGGAGACGTCGAGCTTGGTTCCGCGCTGGAAGCGGAACTGGGCGACGCGATTGTGCGTGGCGTCGGTCCCATCGCTCGCCCCGCCCGAGTGATCGTGACACCCACCGTGCCGCGCACGCGCAGCGGCAAGATCATGCGCCGGTTGCTGCGTGATTTGCTCGTCCTGGGTGAAGTGAGGGGGGACCTCACCAGCTTGGAGAATCCCGACGCGATCGACGTGGTACGGTCACGAATCTCGGGAGGTGACGCGTGAAGCGCCTCTCTTACCTGGCCGTTCCCACCGAAGCGGACGTGACGCCGGAAATCGCCGCGTTGTGGCGCAAGGCGCAAGCGAACTTGGGGTTCACCCCGAACGTGTTTCGCGCGCAGGCGCTGAACGCCGCGCAGTTCTGGGCGTGGTGGAAGTACTACGACCTGCTGATGAACAAGGAAGGGTGGCTGCCGCCGTTGGAGCGCGAAATGGTCGCGACGGTGGTGAGCAGCTTGAATCGCTGCGTGTACTGCCTCGTGTCGCACGCGTCGGCCGTCCGCGTCCTGAGCGGCGACGCGAAGCTCGCGGATACGCTTGCCATCGATTACCGTCAGGCGGACCTCACGCTTCGGCAGCGCGCCATGCTGGATTTCGCCGCGGCCCTTACCCTCCACCCGGACGGGAGGAGCCCGGCAGACCTCGAGGCGTTGCGCGCGGTAGGCTTGGACGACCATGCCATTCTGGAACTCACGCAAGTGGTGGCGATGTTCAACGCCACCAACCGCATCAGCAGCGCGCTGGGCTTCGTGCCGAACGAGGAGTATTTTCAGCTCGGTCGTGACGCGCAGAAGGTGGAAGTGGCAGAAGAACCGCGCGAGTAATCATTGGGAGGGACGACCGTCCCTCGAGCGGAGCCCACGGCACCTCGGCATTCCCGTCGACCGAACCGTTCGTAGTTCCGAGAATCACGCGGCCGACGCCGAGGACCGCGGAGACGTCGGGCTCAAGGTGCGGCGGGGCGGTACTCGACGCTGGTAGATCAAGCTTCGGGGCGCAAGAGCAAGCTCGGCGACGCGATGCTGGAGTTGTCGCGTACGTCCCGGCAGCCTTCGCGCGTGCCGGTGGACTTGCAGCACACGCCGGTGCCCCTGCTGGCCCTGGCAGGATTGCGCAAAGGTGGGGTGAACGTCCGCTCGGCCGTGAACTCCATGGCGGGCGGGTCGCGTGAGTGAATAGCGCGACACCCGGCACTTTTGACGAACACGCTCATGGCGTTTCGAGTGGGGTCAAGCGCACCGGACGGATCGAATTGGCTTTGAGAAGCGCAAGAGCCATCACCAAGGCAAAGGGGACGGCGGACTAATTCGCCGTCCCCTTTGCTTTAAGGTGAGCTGATTGAACGGTCAGGGCCTCGCGTCATCTCGCCGTGCCAAAAAGCGCTCGAAGTCCTCAAGCGACATCACTCCGTGATGCAGCACGGCTTCATACACGTCCATGCCTCCCACGTCCTCCGGGTACTCGGGCCGCTCGCACCACACACTCTTGATCCACAGCACCGCTAACCGCTGCGCCGAAGTCATCTCGCGCGCCAAGTGCTCAGCATCCGCTCGGTGCGGCCGGAGGATCGGCGAGCACCAGAAGGTCACGTCAACTTTCCACAGTCGACCGGTCGCCGCGGCGTAGCGCAGCACGAAGTAATGCCGTTCGTCGCCCGGCTTGCCGGAAGGACTCCGTTCTCCCGTTTCATCGCGGTACAGCACTTCTCGGATGCCTCGCGACGCCATCACCGGCGCCATCGCCGTCATGATATCCGCGACGTGAACGTGCTCGGTCCTCACCATGACGTCCACGTCTGGCCAGACCATCAAACCGGACACCGAACTGCCGATCCGCTCGAAGGTACCGAGAAGCCCCAGCCGCTCGGGCAGTTGCAGGTCGTTCACGACATGTTTCGCTTCGCGTTGTAGTTCATCTTGGCGCGCGAGCAGGGCAGCGGCCGTAGAATCGTCAAGGACGCGTCGTCGACGCGAATCAGCAGTGGCCATGACGTCACTATAGGGAAGCTCGGTCGTTTCACACCGAGCAAGCGCGGAGCGTTGGACGACACGGCAAGCGACGAGCTTTTCGAGAGGCGTTCACGCTTTCCCCTGCAATCCCAAGGAAATGCGCCAGCGGTAGATCGTCGCTTTACCTCGGCGTTTCACGCTTTCATCAGGAGGGCGGCGTGGACGTCGGTGCATCTTGCGGCGACTTTACTTGCAGAAAGAAGAGTGGCAGCGGGAACTTGAGAAGACATGTCAGCTCATCCAGGAAGTCCACGCTTTATGAGGTTCGACGCGCATCTGGAACGCGTAAGCAAGCCACCGTGAGCAGATCAGGCTTTGTCAGGCCGCGCTCAGAACCTTAGCAACACTTAGCAGGCTCGAGCGCTTCGACGAGCGAAGGATCGTCCCTGAGGAGTTTCACGAGGATGGGTGCGAGAAGGTCACGCACCTCGACGGGTCTAACCTATCGAGCGTGTCACCAGCGGCAAAGTAAATCCTTGAGAATGCGCTGGCCTCTTGCCGCCGATCGCCACCTTGCTTCGCACGTCGACGTTCGGGCTCAGCCGCTCAGGTCAAGGCGCTGCCAAGCCAGATGACCCCAGTGAGATTCACGCCCGCCGTGCGCATACCACGGCGTGACACCGCGCCCGTGCCCGATATCACAAGAGCGGGCACGTCTTCAAGCGAGTTCTTTAAGTTCATAGGCTTCTCCTTGGTCAACCGTCCCGCAAGAGGCGTTCGGCAAAGCGTGGGGCGAGGCGGTGCAGCACGGCGAAGGGACGGGCGAACCCAACGTGGACATCCGTGCGGTCACGCTCAAGTCCCTTCAAAATGGCGTTGGCGACGAAGTCCGCGCTGACCTTGTGCCCGTCTCCGCGCCCGCTTGTCATCGGGGTGTCCACGAGGGGCAGCACGGCGTCTACGACGAGCAGGGGCAAGCGGGCGTCTTGCACTTGGTAGCGCAACGCTTTCGAGAAGGTACGTACAGCGGCTTTGGTGGCGCTGTACACAGCCGCGCTCTTTTTCGGGGCGAATGCGAGGCCCGACGTGACGTTTACAATCGCTCCGCCGGAGTGGCGCTGCAAAAAGGGCAGCGTGAGCGCGGTGAGTTGCACGAGCCCGGTGAAGTTCACGCGAATTTCGGCGTCCACGTCGCTCAGCACCCGGTCAAGGGGCGTGGTTGTGAAATCGTAGTTGAGTTGCACGGCGGCGTTGTTGATTAGGATGCTCGGGCGGTGCCGAGCGAGTTCGGCGGTGAGGCTGACGAGGGCGGCGGAATCGCCGACGTCGCATGAGATGATGCGCGCGTCGTTCAGCCTTTCGGCGGCCCGGCGTAATTTGATCGTGTCGCGTCCAAGCAGCACGACATCGTTGTCGCGCGCATGAAAGGCGCGGGCGAGCGCAAAGCCGATGCCGGAAGTGCCGCCGGTGATCAGGACCGTGTGGCCGCGCGTATTTATGGCGACCTCTGTTTGAGGGAAAACGAACTGGTCACGCTTTCAGGATCGCGGTAGGCTACCGGTCGTGACAGACCCTCTTACCGGTAGAGCGGACTGGATGGTGGTGAAGGACGCGAACGCTGCACGCGTCCTCGCTGACCCTGACGCACGGCGATTCCTGGAACCATTTTTGGGGCGCGAGCGTAGCGCGCGCGACGCGGCGCACGACCTCGGCGAGAACCTTGATCGAGTCCTCGCGCGCGTTCGGCGTTTCCTGCGCGTGGGGTTGCTGTGCATCACGCGCCAAGAGCCTCGCGCGGGGCGTGCGGTGAAGTTCTACCGAACAGTGGCGGACGGCTTTTTCATTCCGTACGGCGCGACGGAGTTCGAGTCGTTCGAATCGTGGTTCGTCGCGGAGTTCGCGCGGCGCGAAGAGAGCTTGGCGCTGTCCGTGTCAAAAGAGGCGCTCGCGTGGGGTGCTTCACGTGGGCACCACACGGTCGGCAAGCGGGTGTTTCGCCGAGCGGACGGGTCGTTGGGAGCCGATTTTGCGTTCGGACCGCAGGACGAACTCGACTTGCTGCATCCGGCCGCGCCCGCCATCGCGTATACGTTCGCCTTCACGGACCTCGATCACGAAAGCGCTAAGGACTTGCAACGGGAGTTGTTGACGCTGGCCGAGAAGTACGGGGGACGAAGGGGCGGCCAACTCTACAGTGTGCGCCTCGCGCTCGCTCCCGTACGGCCAGAGTGAGATTACGCAAGATACTCGGCGCGAGCATTAGGTTGGGATTCGATGGAGGGCACCGCACAGGGCGCGGCAGGGACTACGCGTGCAGGAGGATCTCAGCCTGCGTTGTGGTCTGGGCTTGCGCGCCTTGGCTGCATATTCCGCCGAACAGATGTGACGCCGAAGCACTCGTGAGTCACTTTGCCAAGGGTGACACGCTCGTTATGGTGGCCCCTCGTCGAAGTCACGCTGAAGGCGCGCGTGGGCGGCTCGAGGAAGCTCACGCGCACTCGTCCGTCTTCGTGAATGTGGACGTGCGCGAGCTCGAAGCGATCCGCGAACGTGGAAGTCGAAGCCAAGCGGATTGGATCGACGAGAGAGCGGCGTGACGGCCAGCACGCGCGCCACGCTAGCGGGGAAGGTGAACGCCGGGAAAAACGCTGCCTCACAAGCGCGCAATGTTGAAGCACGTACAACAGGGCCGTACGTATTCGGAGTGGGGCTTCGAGCAAACGAAAAAAGCGCCCTTTCGAGGCGCTGATATGGACAAGATAGCGTGCTATGCGCCATGAGTCAACTCCATGCATGAGGTGGTAGTGGTTTTAAGAGCATGACGGGGGTGCTATGAAGCATGAACGAAGTAACGTGGCCGTACTTGTAGAGAGCAGCCGAAGAAGGAGGCGTTGTGGGTCAGTTGAGAGCTGCAAGTAGCATCAACGATGCCAGCTCCTCGCACCTTCACCCTCGCGCGGCCCTCGGCTCGTACACTGAGGAATGAACACCGCCGCGCCGGACGTTCACGCTCACCCTTCCGTCCCCCTCGGCCGGACCGAGGACGTCGAGCGCGTCAAGAAGCTCCTCCAGAGCGGCGCACGCCTCGTCACCCTGCGTGGTCCCGGCGGCATCGGCAAGACCACTCTCGCCGCGCACCTCGCGCGCACTTTGCAAGGCGCGTACGACCGCGTCCTGTTCGTGGACCTCACCGCCGAGCGTGACCCGCGCCGCGTCCTCGACGTCCTCGCCGCGCACCTCTCCAACAGCGAACGTCGCGCTGACGCCCTGCAGCGCCTTGTCATGTTCGCCGAGGATCAACGCGTCCTCCTGATCCTCGATAACTTCGAGCAAGTCGTCGAGGCTGCCGTGGACGTCATGAGGCTGCTCGACGCGACGACGACGCTGCACGTCCTCGTGACGAGTCGCGTGACGTTGCGCGTGCACGCCGAGCACGAAGTGGAAGTCACTCCGCTCACCCTTCCTGACGCGGCGGGAAGGATGGCGGACAGCGCCGCAGAGCAGTTGTTCGTACAGCGTGTCCGGCAAGTGAACGCGACCTTCGAGTTGAACGACACGGCGCGTCCACTCGTGGCGAGCATCGTTACTCGCCTCGAAGGCGTCCCGCTCGCGATCGAACTGGCCGCTTCGAGGTTACGGACGTTCTCGCTGCCCGACCTGCTCGCGCAACTCGACCACCCTTTGCACGTGCTCAGAGCGGACTTCCGAGATCGCCCTGAGCGATTGCGGTCATTGCGGGCGGCGGTGCAGTGGAGTTACGACTTGCTGGGCGAGGAGGACCAGGAGGTGTTCGCATGTTGCGCAGTTTTCGAAGGGAGCTTCACCCCTGAGGCGCTCATGGCCGTGTGGGGTGACGAGGATGTCTTGAACCGTGTGGAACACCTTCTCGAGCAGAGCTTCTTGCTGCGGGCGGATGCAGCCGTGACGCGATGGAAGATGCTGCAGCCCCTACGAGAACTGGCGTTGGAGCACCTCGCGCGTCATCCGCAGGGCGAAGCGTGGCGTGAACGGCACGCACGGTACTACTTGCATGTCCTCGACGACATGCGCCAAGGCTACCAAGGACCCCACCCGAGAGCGCGCGAGTTGTACCTACCCGATTACGCCAACATGCGCGCGGGCCTGACGTGGATGACCGAGCGAGGCCATGCCGAAGGCACCCTCCGGTACATCGATGGAATGAACCGATTTTGGCTTATGTCCGCGAGGCACGCGGAAGGTCGTGCGCTGACCGAAGCTGCCTTGAGGCTGCCAAGCGCTGGGTTGGAGCACCTCCGGATGCCCGTTTTGTTGATCCAGGCGGACAACTTGCAGGGCTTGGGTGACATTCCAGCCATGGAAGCGTGCATGCGCGAACACCAAGCGCTCAGTGAAGTGCATGGAACGGACGAGGAGCGCGCTTGGTCCAAAAATGGCCTGTCCATTTCCTTGTACTACTCCGGGAAGTACGAGGAGGCCTTGCAGCTCACGCAGCAGGTGATCGACTGGTTCGAAGCACACGACCCTCATACGATGCCCAGTGCCGAAGCCCGAATGGTGTACGCGGTGGTGACCCTCAACTCGGTCTGGCATTTGATGGCGCTGAGACAGTACGAAGCGGCTCTCGAGCGGGCCACCCGGGCTGTTGATCGTTTGGAACGCGCAGGGGACATCCGTGCTACCAGCCACCGAGGGTTGATAGGAGACGTTTTGGTGCATCTCGGTCGGTGGCGGGAAGCCGCGTTGGAGTATCAAGTGGCGTTGCGGCACACGATCGATCATGGTCATGCTGCCAGCAACGCGCCTTGGGGGTTCATGCAGGTCATGGCCGAACGACAGCCCCTTCTCG
This DNA window, taken from Deinococcus yavapaiensis KR-236, encodes the following:
- a CDS encoding heavy metal translocating P-type ATPase, with protein sequence MTRVSAPTSATPVDLTYFVEGMDCPTCVRKIEGALANTPGAQNARTSLTTQTLTLTLDETKTTRAHLEKILHSLGHTPKPLNHDDAEPHEHEATSWHATRQGRLVLTSGALLVLAFTFSLIEPALATWGYIAATALGTLPLARKAWAGVRVGQPWTINTLVTLAAIGALVIGEAAEAAVVVFFFALGELLEGVAVGRARSGIKALAQLAPKTARVLKKGKVFELPVDALKVGNLVEVRPGDRVPSDGIITEGASHLDDSPVTGESVPVHKRVGDSVYAGSINTDGVLTVRVEKAAKDNTIARIIHLVEQAEANKAPVARFIDRFSRVYTPIVVLIAALTALVPPLLGGQWHDWAYKSIALLLIGCPCALVLSVPAAITSAVSAGAKRGLLLKGGAALEMIGRVKTVAFDKTGTLTEGQPKVTDVTPLTGTEASVLRLAASVEAGSNHPLANAIVTRAFGLDVPLARNANAIPGKAVAATIDGATYAVGSPRYAEEHALLAPDVRARVSALEERGKTVVVLLREHEPLGLIALRDEPRSDAKATVSALRRLGVRPVMLTGDNVRTGAAIASELGLDVQAELLPEDKLRLVEHLKRDGRVAMVGDGINDAPALAASDVGIAMGGGTDVALETAHAALLRPSVQGIAELVRLSRATRGIITQNIVFAVGLKLVFLVTTLLGITGLWPAILSDTGATALVTANALRLLAFKGNSE
- a CDS encoding ArsR/SmtB family transcription factor, coding for MTHVTNVRPAETLEVCDTHCTHPEAVAQAREVVPNERCVEDASALLKAVADPTRLRMLSALAATELCVHDLSLVVGISESATSHQLRLLKMHRLVTARKVGRSVYYQLADHHVTLLIGNALEHARERER
- a CDS encoding acetate--CoA ligase — encoded protein: MEKSLLEQPLALPTLPLRATAPVSDEEAARLLALDPSAYWLEMARELTWVTPPTVAVEGILGDFRYYPGATGNVSVNCLDRHPPERTALLYEREDSLRETWTYGQLTDATARFAAALQELGVAKGDRVAIYLGNVPEAFIAIHACYRLGAIYSVIFAGFSASAVRDRLVDAQPKVVVCTDATVRRGKTVPLKATLDEAMLGLDVAHVIVARRVDRAYELREGEHDFHTLLDRTTRRAPPVDLEANEPGFIIYTSGTTSKPKGLVHAGLGFLAGAYANVKWSLNLRSDDVYWCTADVGWLTFPIFALVGGLAHGATHVIYEGGIDTPTPARPYEVIEGYGVTKVFTAPTALRMLRRAGDAPLAGHDLSGLTLISLVGEPLDPETWHWTQGKLGAGRVFVNNTYGQTETGTAWASSMVGVTGTRPGSCGQPLPGYRARVVRDDGSEARPGELGALTLTEPFPCLARTVWGDHERYVQTYLSDFPGSYAASDAALVDQDGLLWVTGRLDDVMNVAGHRIGTMEMEAALITHPAVSEAAVVAQPDELKGSVPVAFVVPRGDVELGSALEAELGDAIVRGVGPIARPARVIVTPTVPRTRSGKIMRRLLRDLLVLGEVRGDLTSLENPDAIDVVRSRISGGDA
- a CDS encoding peroxidase-related enzyme (This protein belongs to a clade of uncharacterized proteins related to peroxidases such as the alkylhydroperoxidase AhpD.), whose protein sequence is MKRLSYLAVPTEADVTPEIAALWRKAQANLGFTPNVFRAQALNAAQFWAWWKYYDLLMNKEGWLPPLEREMVATVVSSLNRCVYCLVSHASAVRVLSGDAKLADTLAIDYRQADLTLRQRAMLDFAAALTLHPDGRSPADLEALRAVGLDDHAILELTQVVAMFNATNRISSALGFVPNEEYFQLGRDAQKVEVAEEPRE
- a CDS encoding SDR family NAD(P)-dependent oxidoreductase; the encoded protein is MNTRGHTVLITGGTSGIGFALARAFHARDNDVVLLGRDTIKLRRAAERLNDARIISCDVGDSAALVSLTAELARHRPSILINNAAVQLNYDFTTTPLDRVLSDVDAEIRVNFTGLVQLTALTLPFLQRHSGGAIVNVTSGLAFAPKKSAAVYSATKAAVRTFSKALRYQVQDARLPLLVVDAVLPLVDTPMTSGRGDGHKVSADFVANAILKGLERDRTDVHVGFARPFAVLHRLAPRFAERLLRDG